A genome region from Populus alba chromosome 3, ASM523922v2, whole genome shotgun sequence includes the following:
- the LOC118037860 gene encoding codeine O-demethylase-like, whose product MAGVSALPAKILLSKRVQEMVLNDEEPQKPYISRHDGTIEVIPSPPSDLIPIIDLSLLSSSEPCSAQELQRLRSALCSWGCFQATGHGIPKSFLDKIRQVARDFFEQPMEEKKRHAKGVEEFEGYGADPVPAEGQSLDWSDRLFLNVYPEDRRKHEFWPENPKSFREVLEEYTSRMQIFTELVSKAMAKSLNLEADCFLNQFGEQATLKARFNYYSRCQRPDLVLGLRSHADGSGYTIILQDDVEGLQVFKDERWFTVPAISDALLVLMGDQMEIMTNGMFKSPVHRVLTNSEKERISVAVFYAPEPNKEIGPEEGLINEERKQIYKKVKGYSVVHWEHYQQGKRSIHVAKV is encoded by the exons ATGGCTGGAGTTTCAGCTCTCCCTGCAAAGATTTTGCTATCAAAGCGTGTTCAGGAAATGGTCCTCAACGATGAAGAACCACAAAAGCCATACATCAGTAGACATGATGGCACTATTGAAGTAATTCCCAGTCCCCCATCTGATCTGATTCCGATCATAGACCTCAGCCTCCTCTCTTCTTCAGAGCCATGCTCTGCACAAGAACTGCAGCGGCTTAGATCAGCTCTTTGTTCATGGGGCTGCTTTCAG GCAACAGGTCACGGTATTCCAAAATCATTTCTTGATAAGATTCGCCAAGTAGCAAGGGATTTCTTCGAGCAGCcaatggaggagaagaaaaggcaTGCTAAAGGAGTGGAAGAGTTTGAAGGATATGGAGCTGATCCTGTCCCAGCAGAAGGACAGTCGCTTGACTGGTCTGATCGCTTGTTTCTTAACGTATACCCAGAAGATCGAAGGAAGCATGAGTTTTGGCCTGAGAATCCAAAATCATTCAG AGAGGTTTTAGAGGAATACACTTCTAGGATGCAAATATTCACAGAGCTTGTTTCAAAAGCTATGGCAAAGTCATTGAACTTGGAAGCAGATTGCTTCCTGAATCAGTTTGGCGAACAAGCAACACTAAAAGCAAGGTTCAACTACTACTCACGGTGTCAGAGGCCTGATCTTGTTCTAGGTTTGAGATCCCATGCAGATGGATCAGGGTACACCATTATCTTGCAAGACGATGTAGAAGGTCTTCAGGTCTTCAAAGATGAGCGATGGTTCACAGTTCCTGCAATTTCTGATGCTCTCCTAGTACTCATGGGTGATCAAATGGAG ATAATGACTAATGGGATGTTCAAGAGCCCAGTTCATAGAGTTTTGACCAACTCGGAGAAGGAGAGGATATCTGTGGCTGTCTTCTACGCACCTGAACCAAATAAAGAGATTGGACCAGAAGAAGGTTTGATCAAcgaggaaagaaaacaaatatacaaGAAAGTGAAAGGGTATTCTGTTGTGCACTGGGAACACTACCAGCAAGGAAAGAGATCAATTCATGTGGCAAAAGTTTAG
- the LOC118037859 gene encoding protein SRG1-like, protein MAGGSALPAEILLSKRVQEMVLHGEEPQKPYISRDDCTNEAIPSPPSDLIPIIDLSLLSSSEPCSAQELQRLRSALCSWGCFQATGHGIPKSFLDKIRQVARDFFEQPMEEKKRHAKGVEEFEGYGADPVPAEGQSLDWSDRLFLDVYPEDRRKHKFWPENPKSFREVLEEYTSRMQIFTGLVSKAIAKSLNLEADCFLNQFGKRAALQARFNYYSRCQRPDLVLGLKAHADGSGYTIILQDDVEGLQVFQDERWLTVPAISDALLVLMGDQMEIMTNGMFKSPVHRVLTNSDKERISVAVFYTPEPNKEIGPEEGLINEERKKIYKKVKDYADVHWEHYQQGKRALHVAKV, encoded by the exons ATGGCTGGAGGTTCAGCTCTCCCTGCAGAGATTTTGCTATCAAAGCGTGTTCAGGAAATGGTCCTCCACGGTGAAGAACCACAAAAGCCCTACATCAGTAGAGATGATTGCACTAATGAAGCAATTCCCAGTCCCCCATCTGATCTGATTCCGATCATAGACCTCAGCCTCCTCTCTTCTTCAGAGCCATGCTCTGCACAAGAACTGCAGCGGCTTAGATCAGCTCTTTGTTCATGGGGCTGCTTTCAG GCAACAGGTCACGGTATTCCAAAATCATTTCTTGATAAGATTCGCCAAGTAGCAAGGGATTTCTTCGAGCAGCcaatggaggagaagaaaaggcaTGCTAAAGGAGTGGAAGAGTTTGAAGGATATGGAGCTGATCCTGTCCCAGCAGAAGGACAGTCGCTTGACTGGTCTGATCGCTTGTTTCTTGACGTGTACCCAGAAGATCGAAGGAAGCATAAGTTTTGGCCAGAGAATCCAAAATCATTCAG AGAGGTTTTAGAGGAATACACTTCTAGGATGCAAATATTCACAGGGCTTGTTTCGAAAGCTATAGCAAAGTCATTGAACTTGGAAGCAGATTGCTTCCTGAATCAGTTTGGCAAACGAGCAGCACTACAAGCAAGGTTCAACTACTACTCGCGGTGTCAGAGGCCTGATCTTGTTCTAGGTTTGAAAGCCCATGCAGATGGATCAGGGTACACCATTATCTTGCAAGACGATGTAGAAGGTCTTCAAGTCTTCCAAGATGAGCGATGGCTCACAGTTCCTGCAATTTCTGACGCTCTCCTAGTACTCATGGGTGATCAAATGGAG ATAATGACCAATGGAATGTTCAAGAGCCCAGTTCATAGAGTTTTGACCAACTCAGACAAGGAGAGGATTTCCGTGGCTGTCTTCTACACACCAGAACCAAATAAAGAGATTGGACCAGAAGAGGGTTTGATCAacgaggaaagaaaaaaaatatacaagaaagTGAAAGACTATGCAGATGTGCACTGGGAACACTACCAGCAAGGAAAGAGGGCACTTCATGTGGCAAAAGTTTAG